Proteins co-encoded in one Natronorubrum daqingense genomic window:
- a CDS encoding Eco57I restriction-modification methylase domain-containing protein: MSESPSPTVGSRNEFVENVINEYTDLYSEIEEGDRAEHDLMPRLVDHLFVNALGWNKADYEQEDDWNDVRFFDADRNPVVIVEGKRRDVNVEEGIEQVFRYASDTPYAQYFISTNVDEFHVYERCNGSDPNAVTYHGISAQLVTKVPFEGICNRVSGGAISDELTIDEKQAIKNLFRLRKEEVTNAERYNDFTLGSRQDVDSDEGFDNLIDSLRLCLEDYLLPYTLSAFDEFDRRYQEFEREREDLAEQIQRLEESGHDDTEIAELEDKLAELKDEYEIYSQFRSDYETWVKMSNRQENDDDENKEVFCRESVYVQLNKILLIRIAEDKQLVNQMVSNGGVHHYFEFWDDYTRYVDRDYIDLFETACEELGEVYDYLYSRRLFDWGIQDDSELDDVLQRTLWHLNHYDFESVDRDVLGHLYQEHLPPEERKALGEFYTPVAVVDLILDSVGYTVDKQLEKEEYDLIDPACGSGTFLVRAANRLLERLDNKGVPPRDAIEIVQERIHGLDLNPFACHIAELNLLFQVIDLYKDVKDDDPSYTLDRFHIYRTDSLRVETQESLTALHSSEVQRQYREERKQASSVKTRNDYGFVVGNPPYVRIQNIQKGPARDEYDEYKTAHYNYDIYILFMERAADWLAEDGTLGFIVSNKFTENRYGEKIQDFLIQNYSIREIINFGDVSVFEGVQSYPMIFIGDRINKDEPFRSSDDFELVEDYTFTYAGVTEELPEITQTALNGSNGNGSDAREREEEGGKIAELIRASMPETPGSTPPGEDVLMEHIEELAPGVDVARPPLKVYPMKATTLLEADEWQFIPRDEYDVINSMEAGGRDFGEYDEAIAKNGIQTGSNDVFLIDEETIEEYGIEDSVVFPTLGGRDATRWYTPAQNKYILYMTPDADLDETPGAKQYLEDNREELESRYCVKEGKKWFQLARHRPGLFDRDKVITPDICYYNNFFYDSDVEFYALNSTYVMFADELPEEYLVGVLNSDAVQFYMRRTAPQYGNDYLRYVTSYLEEIPIPEPDKADKSLVESVTGKASELKQLSRQYQKAGELIESPELVFEREDVDRSSLSFAGYIDSMDFAGEDADVSPNIDGTTVRLNVQDKIEFVSENAAEAFAKLLRVFDVESGGELESFDAPSSEDDLLAVIDAFESAEETLDDTKSAKELEEELNKAVYELYGFDEEHRELISERVEKPENPLEAKVR, translated from the coding sequence ATGTCTGAATCCCCCTCCCCAACGGTTGGTTCACGAAATGAATTCGTTGAAAACGTAATCAACGAATATACCGACCTCTACAGCGAAATCGAGGAGGGCGATCGTGCCGAGCACGACCTTATGCCTCGGCTAGTAGACCACCTGTTCGTCAACGCACTTGGGTGGAACAAAGCAGATTACGAACAAGAGGATGACTGGAACGATGTCAGATTCTTCGACGCTGACCGCAATCCTGTGGTGATCGTCGAAGGGAAACGTCGGGACGTGAACGTCGAGGAAGGTATCGAACAGGTCTTTCGGTACGCTTCCGACACTCCGTACGCGCAGTACTTCATCAGCACCAACGTTGACGAGTTTCACGTCTACGAACGCTGCAACGGCAGCGATCCGAACGCTGTCACATACCACGGAATAAGTGCACAACTCGTCACGAAAGTCCCGTTTGAAGGGATTTGCAACCGCGTGAGTGGCGGTGCCATCAGCGACGAACTTACTATTGATGAAAAGCAGGCCATCAAGAACCTGTTCCGCCTGCGCAAGGAGGAAGTCACCAACGCAGAACGATATAACGACTTCACACTCGGGAGCCGACAAGATGTTGATAGTGACGAAGGATTCGATAACCTCATCGACTCCCTTCGACTGTGCCTCGAAGACTACCTTCTCCCGTACACGCTGTCAGCATTTGATGAATTCGACCGCAGGTACCAGGAGTTTGAGCGGGAGCGGGAAGATCTTGCAGAACAAATCCAGCGCCTCGAGGAGAGCGGCCATGACGATACCGAGATTGCTGAACTGGAGGACAAACTCGCGGAACTGAAAGACGAATACGAGATTTACAGCCAGTTTCGTTCCGACTACGAGACATGGGTGAAGATGTCGAACCGTCAGGAGAACGATGATGATGAGAACAAGGAGGTGTTCTGTCGGGAGAGCGTCTATGTTCAACTGAACAAAATCCTGCTGATTCGAATTGCTGAGGACAAACAGCTTGTTAATCAAATGGTATCGAATGGCGGTGTACATCATTACTTCGAGTTCTGGGACGACTACACCAGGTATGTCGATCGAGACTATATCGACCTGTTCGAGACCGCCTGTGAGGAGTTGGGTGAAGTCTACGACTACCTGTACTCTCGTCGATTGTTCGATTGGGGGATTCAGGACGACTCAGAGCTTGATGACGTGTTGCAGCGCACGCTTTGGCATTTGAACCACTACGACTTCGAAAGCGTTGACAGGGACGTTCTCGGACACTTGTATCAGGAGCACCTTCCGCCTGAAGAGCGCAAAGCGCTTGGTGAGTTCTACACTCCGGTTGCCGTGGTTGACCTGATTCTCGATAGTGTCGGGTACACTGTTGATAAACAACTCGAGAAAGAGGAATACGACCTGATTGACCCGGCGTGCGGATCAGGAACGTTCCTTGTAAGGGCGGCAAACCGCTTGCTTGAACGTCTGGACAACAAGGGCGTGCCACCGCGAGACGCTATCGAAATTGTTCAAGAACGCATTCACGGTCTTGACCTGAACCCGTTTGCGTGTCATATTGCCGAGTTGAACCTGCTATTTCAGGTGATTGACCTGTACAAGGACGTCAAAGATGACGATCCAAGCTATACGCTCGACAGGTTCCATATCTATCGTACAGACAGTCTGCGTGTCGAAACACAAGAAAGCTTGACAGCACTACACAGTAGCGAAGTGCAACGCCAGTATCGCGAAGAACGCAAGCAGGCGTCGAGCGTGAAGACGCGAAACGACTACGGATTCGTGGTAGGGAATCCGCCGTACGTCAGGATTCAAAATATCCAGAAAGGCCCAGCACGTGACGAGTACGACGAGTACAAGACCGCTCACTACAACTACGATATTTACATTCTGTTCATGGAACGCGCAGCGGATTGGCTGGCTGAGGACGGTACGCTCGGGTTTATTGTGTCGAACAAATTCACCGAGAACCGCTACGGTGAGAAAATTCAGGATTTCCTCATTCAGAACTACAGTATTCGAGAAATCATTAACTTCGGTGACGTGAGCGTGTTCGAAGGCGTTCAGTCCTACCCGATGATTTTTATTGGTGACCGAATCAACAAGGATGAACCGTTCCGGTCGTCTGACGACTTCGAGCTGGTAGAGGACTACACGTTCACGTATGCTGGCGTCACTGAGGAACTTCCTGAGATTACGCAGACAGCACTGAATGGCTCAAACGGTAACGGCTCTGACGCACGTGAACGGGAGGAAGAAGGTGGGAAAATCGCTGAGTTGATTCGAGCGAGCATGCCGGAGACACCTGGATCGACACCGCCAGGTGAGGACGTGTTGATGGAGCACATAGAGGAGCTAGCGCCTGGCGTTGATGTGGCTCGACCACCTTTAAAAGTGTATCCTATGAAGGCCACCACACTACTGGAAGCGGACGAGTGGCAGTTCATTCCCCGAGACGAGTATGACGTGATAAATTCGATGGAGGCCGGTGGGCGTGACTTCGGGGAGTATGATGAGGCGATTGCAAAGAACGGGATTCAAACCGGCTCGAATGACGTTTTCCTGATTGACGAGGAAACAATTGAGGAATACGGGATCGAGGATTCAGTGGTATTCCCAACATTAGGTGGCCGGGACGCGACTCGGTGGTACACGCCCGCACAGAACAAGTATATTCTGTACATGACGCCGGACGCTGACCTTGACGAAACTCCGGGTGCGAAACAGTATCTGGAGGACAACCGGGAGGAATTGGAGTCGCGGTATTGTGTGAAAGAAGGGAAAAAGTGGTTCCAGCTTGCACGACATCGGCCTGGTTTATTCGATCGTGATAAGGTCATTACCCCGGACATCTGCTATTACAACAACTTCTTCTACGATTCAGACGTGGAATTCTATGCGCTCAACAGCACGTATGTGATGTTTGCTGATGAACTGCCTGAAGAGTATCTTGTTGGGGTGCTTAACAGTGATGCCGTGCAATTCTATATGCGTCGGACAGCACCGCAATACGGGAATGACTATCTTCGGTATGTGACAAGCTATCTCGAAGAGATCCCGATACCTGAACCTGATAAGGCGGACAAGTCGCTTGTGGAGTCTGTAACCGGTAAAGCGTCGGAGTTGAAGCAGTTGTCGAGACAATACCAAAAGGCTGGTGAACTGATTGAGTCGCCCGAGTTGGTGTTCGAACGTGAGGACGTGGATAGGTCGTCGTTATCGTTTGCTGGGTATATTGATTCGATGGATTTTGCTGGTGAAGATGCTGACGTGTCACCCAATATAGATGGAACGACGGTGCGTCTGAACGTCCAGGATAAAATCGAGTTTGTGAGTGAGAACGCTGCTGAGGCGTTTGCAAAACTGTTGAGAGTTTTTGATGTGGAGTCTGGAGGAGAGCTTGAGTCGTTTGACGCTCCGTCGTCAGAGGATGATCTGCTTGCTGTTATCGATGCATTCGAGAGCGCGGAAGAGACGTTGGATGATACTAAGAGTGCAAAAGAATTGGAGGAAGAATTGAACAAGGCAGTGTATGAACTGTATGGGTTTGATGAGGAGCACCGCGAGTTAATTAGTGAGCGTGTGGAGAAACCGGAGAATCCGCTTGAAGCGAAGGTTCGATGA
- a CDS encoding minichromosome maintenance protein MCM yields the protein MPITYTEDNIEETYHTLVRDEFEGIVREVNSHYPAKRSVRLDWEEINDYDTTVADTLLSSPQVARGKITGALTAWDTVDMPESIVRVHNIPEEYHFRVGKQRTAHLGGLVTIEGQIVEMEGVKPFAREAALSCHQCGTVNYVPQSYGKMLEPAECMGCERSSGPFLFKRERSDLIDYRKIVLQRAETNLDDDPPILIVYLTQDLVDRVGPGDHVSLVGYYDTGRIQKQSILETYLETWDIESHQEGVLADQLSPDELGERIYEEVEELQNDDPSSFGADRETVLDRLEADGIRRQEADSQLEAMLEENEISKVGGDNLMTT from the coding sequence ATGCCGATAACCTACACCGAAGACAACATCGAAGAGACGTATCACACGCTCGTCCGCGACGAATTCGAAGGAATCGTTCGCGAGGTGAACAGCCACTATCCCGCGAAGCGGTCGGTCAGACTCGATTGGGAGGAGATCAACGACTACGACACGACAGTCGCCGACACGCTCCTCTCGAGTCCACAAGTCGCCCGTGGGAAGATCACCGGTGCACTCACAGCGTGGGACACCGTCGACATGCCCGAATCGATCGTTCGCGTGCACAACATCCCCGAAGAGTACCATTTCCGCGTTGGGAAGCAACGAACTGCCCATCTCGGCGGCCTCGTGACGATCGAAGGCCAGATCGTCGAGATGGAGGGCGTAAAGCCATTCGCTCGAGAGGCTGCATTATCTTGCCATCAGTGCGGGACGGTCAACTACGTCCCACAATCCTACGGGAAAATGCTCGAACCCGCAGAGTGCATGGGCTGTGAGAGATCGTCGGGGCCGTTTCTGTTCAAACGCGAGCGCTCGGACCTGATTGACTACCGGAAAATCGTTTTGCAGCGAGCAGAGACAAATCTCGACGACGACCCGCCAATACTCATCGTCTATCTTACGCAAGACCTCGTCGACCGCGTCGGACCGGGAGATCACGTCTCTCTCGTCGGCTACTACGATACCGGTCGGATTCAAAAGCAATCGATCCTCGAGACCTATCTCGAAACGTGGGATATCGAGTCTCACCAGGAAGGCGTATTGGCCGATCAACTCTCACCGGACGAACTCGGTGAGCGAATCTACGAAGAGGTTGAGGAACTGCAAAACGATGACCCGTCGTCGTTCGGAGCCGATCGAGAGACTGTTCTCGACCGCCTGGAAGCCGATGGGATTCGACGACAGGAAGCCGACTCCCAACTCGAGGCGATGCTCGAGGAAAACGAAATCAGCAAGGTCGGCGGGGACAACCTAATGACGACCTAA